In Cetobacterium ceti, the genomic stretch CCTTTTTTAATTTTTCTATTACTTCAGGTAAAGTTTTTATAAATTGTGGTGAAAATTTATTATCTTCCAAGGGAATAAAATATAGATTATCTCTAAGTTTTATAATATCTCCCTCTCCAGTTTTCACAAGAGCCTTTAATCCATTATTGAAAATAGGTTTATTATCATAGGGAAATGTATAGTTTAAAATATTATTCTGTGAATCTGATGTTAATATTAAAACCTTTTTTTCTCCTTTTGCTAACCCATCTGCCAGTTGAGTTGTAAGAAATGTTTTTCCAACTCCACCTTTATTTACTTTTACAGTATATATTTTCCCCATTATATTTCCCCTTTTCTTAGTAATAATTTATTTTAATTATAGCATATTTTTTTTATGAAATTTCACATTGTATATAGTTGTTTTATATTGTATATATTGTTCTGTACAAAAAAAAAGGCCATTTTTTTCTCTCTAGCTATTGAAAACATTGTTTTTGAATGAGATTGACCCAATCAATATTACGGACAGTTAGTTTAGGGGTAAAAACGCTGTTTTTTTGAAAGTATATGTCCCTAATATTGATATAATTAAAATTAGAGAATTTTAAGGGGAGGATTACAAAATGTCTAAGAAAATAGTTAAAAGTAGTGTTTGGTGGGAAGAAACTATAGACACCCCAGAAGCAGAAATTGTAGAAGAAAATATCTATGTAGATGAAAAATTTATAAAAAATAAATCTTTAATAAGAATGGACTTAAATTTAATCCAGTTTCCAATATTTTCTAAAAATACAAAAAGAAAAGTTAATCAGACTGTAACTTACTTTTTCAATAAAAATCGTGACACTTATATTACTGTTACTCCCCAAGCTGGAGATTATATTCCAGGAGAAACAGAGGAAAAGATTTTCATAGCTCTAATGCAAATTATGAAAGAAAAAGGAATGCCTAAAAAATTTGTGATTAGTGCTCTTGAATTAAAAAATAAAATTAATTTTACTACAACAAAATATAATTCTGTAGTTGAAAAAGCTCTATCAAGACTTGCTAGTACTACCTATGTTTTTAAAAATACTTTATATTCTAGTGAGCATAAGGGGATTCTTGGAGAAAAAATAGAAACATCAATATTTAACATTAAAACAATAACCTTATCTAAAAAAGAGAATAAAAAATATAGAAATTTAGTTGAGGATAAAAGAATAAAGGTTATTTATGAGTTGGAATTTTCAGATCATTTCTATAGAAATATTATTAAAAAGGGATATTTAGTATATGATGGAGATATTTTACTTGAAATAGAATCTAGCACAGCTAGAACTATATATATGCTTATTGAAAAAATTAGATTCCAAAAATTATATTTAAAAATAGACACTCTTTTTTTAATAAAAAGAAAATAGGACCTTTCGGTCCTATTCTCGTATTCCGGTGATTTACTTTTAAATATATAACAAAGCCATTACTGGAATAATAACATTTTTTTATTTTATTGTAAATATATATCTACAATATTTTTTAATCATATTTTATTTTGGTTTATAATTTATAGGAGAACTCCTAAAATATTTCTTCTCTTTTCTTACATATTTTTCTATAATTTTTAATTCCTCTGCAACTGCTGTAGAACCTCTTAAAACATGCGGAGAATTTATCTGATCAAAAGCAATATTCTCTTCT encodes the following:
- a CDS encoding replication initiator protein A codes for the protein MSKKIVKSSVWWEETIDTPEAEIVEENIYVDEKFIKNKSLIRMDLNLIQFPIFSKNTKRKVNQTVTYFFNKNRDTYITVTPQAGDYIPGETEEKIFIALMQIMKEKGMPKKFVISALELKNKINFTTTKYNSVVEKALSRLASTTYVFKNTLYSSEHKGILGEKIETSIFNIKTITLSKKENKKYRNLVEDKRIKVIYELEFSDHFYRNIIKKGYLVYDGDILLEIESSTARTIYMLIEKIRFQKLYLKIDTLFLIKRK